The window gtaaaaagaaaaaagaaaaaaaagttgtaCATATATAGCTATTGAGAATGGGAACTCTCAAAAATAGATTGATTTTCTTTGTTTTAGTCACTCTAGTTTTAAGCATAGAGGCAAATATTAGTGAGTTTGATGAGGTGTGGCAGACTCGAGCTACGCAAGCAAAGAAAACTGCTCAGGATTCCTATAATCCTCATCCTGAAACTGTCGCAGACAATCTCAACAAACATgttcacaagtattatttctctCACATTTCTTGCTTTTTGACTTTcactttttcccttctttttttctttaaagtTTGAAGAAGAGCAGGGAAATATACATACGTATTATATATACAGATTTTGTGCAACAAATGTTGTATGAGTACTACGGAGTTGTATCATAGAGACAAGGGGATTGAAAAAATGCTACATAGACGAATTCACGACCTAAAACCTTTTTTTGAACCTCCTTTTGATACTACACTAGAagctttaattttgttatttttcaatgGGATTCAATAAtcaacatatatatacataaaaagaaTTCACATATATAGTGATGCCGAGTTTCATGTCAAGATTATTTTTTTcgaacatttttgaaaaaaaacaaaaattaaaaagaagatGCATATTACAGTCAACCTCACATTTTCATCGTATTTAATTTGAAGGTGGGAAGAAGGTAGCAATAGCACAAGGAGAGACTTGCACAAGTACGATGGTCCATGCATGTCTACTAACCCTATTGATCGTTGCTGGAGATGTGACCCAAACTGGGTTAAAAACCGCATGAAGCTAGCTGATTGTGTTCTTGGATTCGGCCACCATACAACTGGTGGCAAAGGTGGCAAAATCTACGTAGTAACTGACCCTTCGGACGACGATATGGTGAATCCTAAACCAGGAACACTGCGCCACGCAGTCATACAACCAGAGCCACTTTGGATCATATTTAAACATCACATGGTCATTAGGCTTAACCAGGAACTTATCATGACAAGCAACAAGACAATTGATGCCAGAGGGCAAAAAGTACACATTGCCTTTGGTGCTAGTTTCATGTTACAGTTCATAAACAATGTCATTATTCATGGTCTTCATATCCATGATATTAAGGCTGGTAATGGTGGACTAATTAGAGACTCGATCAATCATTATGGTTTTCGATCAAGGAGTGATGGTGATGGTATTTCAATCTTTGGATCCACAAATATTTGGATTGATCATGTTTCCATGTCTAATTGTGATGATGGACTCATTGATGCTGTCCAGGCTTCAACTGCTATTACCATTTCCAACTGCCATTTCACTAACCATAATGATGTAACTTAGCTTAAACTTGATATACTGAGAACATTTTTCTGCTGAAGAATGAAACAAGAAAGCATGTATATATTAATATTTGCATGTTTTTCGTTTAGGTTATGTTGTTTGGAGCAAGT is drawn from Nicotiana tabacum cultivar K326 chromosome 22, ASM71507v2, whole genome shotgun sequence and contains these coding sequences:
- the LOC107775129 gene encoding pectate lyase-like, with the protein product MGTLKNRLIFFVLVTLVLSIEANISEFDEVWQTRATQAKKTAQDSYNPHPETVADNLNKHVHKWEEGSNSTRRDLHKYDGPCMSTNPIDRCWRCDPNWVKNRMKLADCVLGFGHHTTGGKGGKIYVVTDPSDDDMVNPKPGTLRHAVIQPEPLWIIFKHHMVIRLNQELIMTSNKTIDARGQKVHIAFGASFMLQFINNVIIHGLHIHDIKAGNGGLIRDSINHYGFRSRSDGDGISIFGSTNIWIDHVSMSNCDDGLIDAVQASTAITISNCHFTNHNDVMLFGASDSYSEDSILQITLAFNHFGQGLIQRMPRVRWGFVHAVNNDYTHWLMYAIGGSQHPTILSQGNRFIAPPNPNAKEVTKREYSPESVWKNWVWRSQGDLMMNGAFFVESGNPNHIFMKGPDMIHPRPGSYASRLTRFSGSLNCIEGKPC